The following are encoded in a window of Rubritalea squalenifaciens DSM 18772 genomic DNA:
- a CDS encoding DUF3472 domain-containing protein produces the protein MIRTIFALTTLALGFSATTHAIEPAELAKRQCRSVHLSYKDIQHDAAAAYMEVEVKKSSPGTYFCALGFNKGYFGMQELANGKKVMIFSVWEPDHGQDPRKVPDENRAKLIEKGEGVRTGRFGGEGTGGQSFYDYDWKIGENIKFFVRAEPVGDKMTKYKGWFYDNNRKTWQLMTEFQTLTKGGRLGRGLYSFVEDFRRNYHSAKVARVADYKNGWWMDAEGKWSPLLKFKFTADPTPSKNIDAGKVEDGFFLATGGETEMKTTELWKDTIREKGKGSVPESAKELLK, from the coding sequence ATGATTAGAACAATCTTTGCTCTCACTACCTTGGCTCTGGGCTTCAGCGCTACAACTCATGCGATCGAACCAGCGGAGCTGGCCAAGAGACAGTGCCGCTCCGTACATTTGAGTTATAAAGATATCCAGCACGATGCAGCTGCAGCTTACATGGAGGTGGAGGTGAAGAAATCTTCCCCGGGTACCTACTTCTGTGCTCTGGGCTTCAACAAGGGCTACTTCGGTATGCAAGAGTTGGCGAACGGGAAGAAAGTGATGATCTTCTCAGTGTGGGAACCGGATCATGGCCAGGACCCTCGTAAAGTACCTGATGAAAACAGGGCTAAGCTTATTGAAAAAGGTGAGGGTGTGCGCACCGGGCGATTTGGAGGTGAAGGTACGGGTGGCCAGAGCTTTTATGACTATGACTGGAAGATAGGTGAGAATATCAAGTTCTTCGTCAGAGCTGAGCCCGTCGGTGATAAGATGACGAAGTACAAAGGTTGGTTTTATGACAACAATCGTAAGACTTGGCAGCTGATGACTGAGTTCCAAACCCTGACCAAAGGTGGTAGACTAGGTAGAGGTCTCTATTCTTTTGTGGAAGATTTCCGACGTAACTACCATTCCGCGAAAGTTGCGCGTGTTGCGGATTATAAGAACGGATGGTGGATGGATGCTGAAGGTAAGTGGTCTCCGTTACTGAAGTTCAAATTTACCGCTGATCCCACACCGTCAAAGAATATTGATGCTGGTAAAGTTGAGGATGGTTTCTTCCTAGCTACCGGCGGTGAGACTGAAATGAAGACGACTGAGCTTTGGAAAGATACGATTCGTGAGAAGGGCAAAGGTTCCGTTCCTGAATCAGCCAAGGAGCTCTTGAAGTAA